The DNA window ATTTATCAAGTTCACCCTCCCAGAAGGCTCTGCCTTTTCTAATTTCAGATAAATCTTCTCTCACAAGTTCTCTTGTTCCAATTTTATAACTTTTTCCAGTCAACACAGCTATTTCAGCCTTTCTATAGGCTTCAATCATCTGTGAGCACTCTTCTCTAGTGTAACTCAATTTATAAGCTCACTCCTTTCGATAAAACTCTTCTTTTAGATACTTTTGTAGTCTTTTTTGTGGCTTCAACAGTATATTTTTTACTTAAGTTTGGATTTGCTATTTTTAAAGCTGCATAAGCATAGTTTCTTAAATCCAAAGGTTCATTTCTCTTAGTTCCAATAACTTTCCAGATAGTTTTTTTTACTCCTTTTTCCCAAACAGTTGTCTTAACTTCCGATGTTAATCCCTTGAAATATGCTTCATCATAGCCCCTGTCCACATTATTTGGAAAGTGCATATACATAGAACCAGGTTCTTCAATTTTTAGTCTAGCAAGTATCGTTTCTTTCCCCGTATTAACTCCTAAAGTAAAGAGTGATATTTGCATTCTGTTAGTTCTAGATGGCTTGGATACAAAAGCTACTCCATCTCCACCTTTACCCTTAATACCGAATACTCTTCTAAACTCTCTAGGTTTGATGTATTGATACGCTTCTTGAGTATAATGTCCTCCAGTATCTATACAAGTACAAAGAATTCTTATTTTTTCCCCATCTGTATACTCAAACTCTGTTTCCAGGAATCTATCCAATTGCTCCCACACATCATTTTGACCAGGAGAACCAATAAATTGCTTGTAGTAAATACCCCAAGACTCTTCTCCTAACCCCCAGCCTACAACTTCAATTTCCAATCTGTCATCTTGAACATCGACTCCTGCAGTTAAAACTTGAACTTGGTCAGGTATTTCTGCAGTATACTCTTCTTTTCTCTTAGAAACATCTAAGAAATCTATCTTTTCTACTTTCTCTTCCCAAGTTTGGCCAAGACATGTATTCGTAAAAACCTTCATCATTTGCATATTACCTTTTGCTGCTTTAAACTTTTTTATAATTTCTGGCCACATTGAAAATGGACTATACAATTCAGAGATATGAAAGCCTCTAACACTCCAATCTTCAACTTCTTCCTGTGGTTGCCATATGCCGTGAATCATATTTCTTTTCCATTCATGTTCACTTGAAATTTCCAAACAATCGGAGCATTTATGCCCAACAGGTTCAAAAATTATATTTCTCCACTCTAGCTTTTGGAATGACCCACATTTTGGACATGGTATATAAAACTCTTCTTTTGTTGAATTCTCATACTCTTTCTCAACTCTTGAGTCTCCTTTGATGGTTGGTGTGCTTGTTATAACAATTTTCTTATTCCAGAAAGTCTTAGTTCTTTCAATTGCTAAGTTTAATGGATCTCCTTCTCCACCAACATCACTTTTAAATCTATCCACCTCATCTGCAAGTAGAATTCTTAACGGTCTACTTGATAACTCAGCAGCAGAATTACTTCCAACCAATGTGATATACCCACCAATAAATTCTTTTTGTAACTTAGTATCTCTTCCATCAACCTTGTTCAGTATTTTATTTTTTAATTGCGGTGTACTCTGTATCATGTCGTCTAGTCTTGTACTAGAAAAATCTTCTGCTAAGTCTTTTGTTGGCAAAAGATACATGATAGGAGCAGGGTCATAGTCGGCATAATACCCAAATACATTCAATAAAATCTCTGTTTTTGATAATTGTGCTCCATACATCATCACAATTTTTGTTGTCTTTTTATCAGAAATAGCTCTCATTACTTCTCTTTGAAATGGTACTCTGTCAGTTTTCCACCTTCCAGGTTCAGCAGATGTTTTAGAGCTTAAAATTCTATACATATCTGCCCAAGTATCAATAGTTAATTTTGGT is part of the Fusobacterium nucleatum genome and encodes:
- a CDS encoding phage terminase large subunit family protein; this translates as MKKVKEKEASENQSLRKTIDLFSEIFQTLKPPPKLTIDTWADMYRILSSKTSAEPGRWKTDRVPFQREVMRAISDKKTTKIVMMYGAQLSKTEILLNVFGYYADYDPAPIMYLLPTKDLAEDFSSTRLDDMIQSTPQLKNKILNKVDGRDTKLQKEFIGGYITLVGSNSAAELSSRPLRILLADEVDRFKSDVGGEGDPLNLAIERTKTFWNKKIVITSTPTIKGDSRVEKEYENSTKEEFYIPCPKCGSFQKLEWRNIIFEPVGHKCSDCLEISSEHEWKRNMIHGIWQPQEEVEDWSVRGFHISELYSPFSMWPEIIKKFKAAKGNMQMMKVFTNTCLGQTWEEKVEKIDFLDVSKRKEEYTAEIPDQVQVLTAGVDVQDDRLEIEVVGWGLGEESWGIYYKQFIGSPGQNDVWEQLDRFLETEFEYTDGEKIRILCTCIDTGGHYTQEAYQYIKPREFRRVFGIKGKGGDGVAFVSKPSRTNRMQISLFTLGVNTGKETILARLKIEEPGSMYMHFPNNVDRGYDEAYFKGLTSEVKTTVWEKGVKKTIWKVIGTKRNEPLDLRNYAYAALKIANPNLSKKYTVEATKKTTKVSKRRVLSKGVSL